Genomic window (Armatimonadota bacterium):
GCCGGCATCGGCGCGCGCTTCCGGCATGAGACGATCATGCTCGGGGGATTGGATTGCCCGGACTGCGCGGCCACCCTCGACACGGTGGTCTCGAAGATGCCGGGCGTCGTCCACTCGACGACCAGCGTAGTCGGCTCCAACATGCGCGTGGAGTACCGGGCGCAGGAGGTGGACCTGGACGCCATCATCGCGCGGCTGCGCACGATGGGGTACGAGGCGCAGCCGGAGTCGG
Coding sequences:
- a CDS encoding cation transporter, whose product is MATRKLQLPLIIPGGAECERCIERLETEVAVAKGVLSATVDRQASTFLLEYDQDRTSFDALERKVVEIGAGIGARFRHETIMLGGLDCPDCAATLDTVVSKMPGVVHSTTSVVGSNMRVEYRAQEVDLDAIIARLRTMGYEAQPES